A region from the Wolbachia endosymbiont of Folsomia candida genome encodes:
- the rho gene encoding transcription termination factor Rho, with protein sequence MATINDDVLTSEKITAKRESTKKNEQISDNDMIKQVTHEDNEKNIKTLDLSDLKARTVEELLQLTEERKVSANGKSNGRMLKQEMIFSLMKKMSEEGGITTGSGVVEILPDGFGFLRSASANYAPSADDVYVSNGQIKKFNLRTGDIVCGELRPPGDKERYFTLTKVESINSAEVSELRKYVHFDNLRPVYPEKRLILENNSSDDNRKDINMRAIDIVAPLGLGQRALIVAPPRTGKTMLLQQIATSISANHPEIELIVLLIDERPEEVTDMMRSVRGEVVSSTFDEPAYRHVQLAEMVIEKAKRMVEHKKDVVILLDSITRLARAYNAVIPSSGKVLTGGVDSNALQRPKRFFGAARNIENGGSLTIIATALVDTGSKMDEVIFEEFKGTGNAEIILDRKLADKRIFPAIDITRSGTRKEELLIEKAILNKIWVLRRILNPMGSIEAMEFLRDKLLLTKSNADFFNSMNN encoded by the coding sequence ATGGCAACAATTAATGATGATGTTTTGACAAGCGAAAAGATTACGGCTAAGCGCGAATCAACAAAGAAAAACGAACAAATTTCCGATAACGATATGATAAAACAAGTAACACATGAAGATAATGAAAAAAATATCAAAACATTAGATTTAAGTGATTTAAAAGCAAGAACAGTAGAAGAATTATTACAATTGACTGAAGAAAGAAAAGTTTCAGCTAATGGAAAGAGTAACGGCAGAATGCTGAAACAGGAAATGATATTCAGCTTGATGAAGAAAATGAGCGAGGAAGGAGGCATTACTACAGGAAGTGGAGTGGTAGAAATATTGCCTGATGGTTTTGGTTTTTTACGCTCAGCAAGCGCAAATTATGCTCCCAGTGCTGATGATGTTTATGTTTCCAATGGACAAATAAAGAAATTTAATTTACGCACAGGAGATATAGTCTGCGGAGAATTAAGGCCACCTGGTGATAAAGAAAGATATTTTACTTTGACTAAGGTTGAAAGTATTAATTCTGCTGAGGTGAGTGAGTTAAGGAAGTACGTTCATTTTGATAATTTGCGTCCTGTTTATCCTGAAAAAAGATTAATCCTTGAAAACAATAGCAGCGATGATAATAGAAAAGATATAAACATGCGTGCTATAGACATAGTTGCGCCTCTTGGTCTAGGACAAAGAGCATTAATAGTTGCTCCACCTCGTACTGGGAAAACAATGTTACTCCAGCAAATAGCTACTTCTATATCTGCAAATCACCCTGAAATAGAATTAATAGTATTACTAATAGATGAAAGACCTGAAGAAGTTACAGATATGATGCGTTCTGTGAGAGGCGAGGTAGTGAGCTCTACATTTGATGAACCTGCTTATCGCCATGTACAACTTGCTGAAATGGTAATAGAAAAAGCTAAAAGAATGGTTGAGCATAAAAAAGATGTGGTCATCTTACTCGACTCTATAACTCGTCTTGCACGTGCTTATAATGCAGTTATTCCTTCATCTGGAAAAGTGTTAACTGGTGGTGTAGACTCAAATGCGCTACAAAGACCAAAACGTTTTTTTGGAGCAGCCCGCAATATAGAAAATGGCGGTTCTTTAACAATCATTGCTACAGCTTTGGTAGACACTGGTTCAAAAATGGATGAGGTTATTTTTGAAGAATTTAAAGGTACAGGAAATGCTGAGATCATTCTTGATAGAAAACTTGCTGATAAACGAATATTTCCAGCTATTGACATTACGAGATCTGGAACTAGAAAGGAAGAATTATTGATTGAGAAAGCTATACTCAATAAAATATGGGTGTTACGTAGAATACTTAACCCTATGGGATCTATTGAAGCAATGGAGTTTTTACGTGATAAATTGCTTTTAACAAAGAGTAATGCTGACTTTTTTAACTCTATGAATAATTAG
- a CDS encoding alanine/glycine:cation symporter family protein, translating into MIVKISELLNSLLCIKIFNIPFIIIWVIATGIFCTVQFKFINFRLFKYGIQTLFNMKCNSDNKGIITHIQAFATVISGTVGLGTISGVAIAITIGGPSAIFWMIITGMLGMSIKFAEVVLAFTHRSDNTTGGAFYYMKDGLAKIGFPKTGKFLAFAYAIMLIIAMIFGGIPFQANQMAALSDNLFGYNVSIIISLLVLVVILGGIKRIAFVATSLAPIMIMLYIGMCVYLIYVNKSNLLNALSIIFQDIFSKSAVGGGVFSGLIAGVRRSVFANEAGTGTAAIAHSTVKEVDPIKVGCVAMIAPFIDTILISFLTGIVIIITGIHNVDNIGDITLISSIFSTALPLFSKSVFPLIMFSFAFSTIIAYCYYSEVALLYLFGNKKVLLILFQVFIVISVYVSCMSKNVEFISYLGDTLFMCLMIPNTIAIYLLRREVLNTIDSYYSSKR; encoded by the coding sequence ATGATTGTAAAAATAAGTGAACTATTAAACTCACTTCTATGTATAAAGATATTTAACATTCCATTTATAATTATTTGGGTAATTGCAACCGGGATTTTTTGCACAGTTCAGTTTAAATTCATTAATTTCAGATTATTTAAATACGGAATACAAACACTATTTAACATGAAATGTAATAGTGATAACAAAGGTATAATCACTCATATTCAAGCATTTGCAACAGTAATTTCAGGAACAGTAGGGCTTGGAACGATATCAGGAGTTGCAATTGCTATTACAATAGGGGGACCAAGTGCAATTTTTTGGATGATAATTACTGGAATGCTTGGTATGTCAATAAAGTTCGCTGAAGTGGTGCTTGCATTTACTCATCGCTCTGACAACACAACTGGCGGGGCTTTTTATTACATGAAAGACGGGCTTGCAAAAATTGGATTTCCAAAAACTGGCAAATTTCTTGCATTCGCCTATGCGATTATGCTTATTATCGCAATGATATTTGGTGGAATACCATTTCAAGCGAATCAAATGGCAGCATTGTCAGATAACCTCTTTGGTTATAACGTATCTATTATAATATCTCTGCTTGTTTTAGTCGTGATACTTGGAGGAATAAAACGCATTGCTTTTGTGGCAACGAGTTTAGCACCTATTATGATAATGTTATATATAGGTATGTGTGTGTATCTAATCTACGTGAACAAAAGCAATCTACTCAATGCTTTATCTATAATATTTCAAGATATTTTCAGTAAATCAGCCGTAGGAGGAGGGGTATTCAGTGGTTTAATAGCGGGAGTGAGAAGATCAGTGTTTGCTAATGAAGCAGGTACTGGAACAGCAGCGATAGCACATTCAACTGTTAAAGAAGTAGATCCAATCAAAGTTGGGTGTGTTGCGATGATTGCACCATTTATAGATACAATATTAATCTCATTTTTAACTGGTATTGTGATAATCATTACAGGTATCCACAACGTTGATAATATTGGTGATATCACATTAATTAGTTCGATATTTTCAACAGCTTTGCCCTTGTTCAGCAAGTCGGTCTTTCCTCTTATAATGTTTTCATTTGCATTTTCCACAATAATCGCTTATTGTTACTACTCTGAAGTTGCTTTACTGTATTTATTTGGTAATAAAAAAGTACTGCTGATATTGTTCCAAGTTTTTATAGTAATCTCAGTATATGTGAGTTGTATGTCAAAAAATGTGGAATTTATATCTTATTTGGGTGATACATTATTTATGTGTCTTATGATCCCAAACACTATTGCAATATATCTGCTGAGAAGAGAAGTTTTAAATACGATAGATTCTTATTACAGTTCCAAAAGGTAG
- a CDS encoding alanine/glycine:cation symporter family protein has protein sequence MIYRLLCMALFCLLFNDAYGSGFYESYDTVLNGISTFMNEVLFFKIFYIPFILLLLSFGYIFLTLRFKFLNIRMFKHAFAILFGKYDTDHHDGHITHFQAFITALSSTVGLGTVAGVAIAVSMGGPGAVPWMMITGFFGMSAKFAEVTLAFRHRTEDQDQLFSGPFQYIRNGLEEFGFKKLGIFLAATYAVFFVLSGLGGSVAFQTNQMVSILSGYSDWVDGHPWFLSSIISALLGLVIIGGIQRIARVSSALVPIMSLIYICSCLVIIGFNIHNLGHTFKILFSSMIDFNAVGGGMVGAFVAGIQRAVFASEAGVGSAAITHATTKDEEPVRTGLVAMIEPCFDTMLICCLTGITIVITGAYQTGVGEGILITQKAFETVSPWFPILLTVAAPLFAFSSVISFVYCCEMGWLYLFGAKSIIIYRILVVIVAFFSGLSKDIMTISNIGGTLFSCLALINMTALILFSNQINDEVQCYLKRLKNNKIN, from the coding sequence ATGATTTATAGATTACTTTGTATGGCATTATTTTGCCTATTGTTTAATGATGCGTATGGTTCAGGTTTTTATGAAAGTTATGATACTGTACTGAATGGAATAAGCACCTTTATGAATGAAGTGCTGTTTTTCAAAATCTTTTATATACCGTTCATACTTCTTTTACTATCCTTTGGCTATATATTTTTAACCTTACGCTTTAAGTTTCTTAACATAAGAATGTTTAAGCACGCATTTGCTATTCTTTTCGGAAAGTACGATACAGATCACCATGATGGCCACATCACACATTTTCAGGCATTTATAACTGCACTTTCAAGTACTGTAGGCCTTGGAACTGTTGCAGGTGTTGCAATTGCAGTTTCAATGGGTGGACCTGGAGCGGTGCCTTGGATGATGATTACAGGTTTTTTTGGTATGTCAGCAAAATTTGCTGAAGTAACATTGGCATTTAGACACAGAACAGAAGATCAGGACCAATTATTTAGTGGACCTTTTCAGTACATAAGGAATGGTTTAGAAGAGTTTGGCTTTAAAAAACTTGGCATTTTTCTAGCTGCAACATATGCAGTATTTTTTGTGTTATCAGGTCTTGGAGGAAGTGTAGCGTTTCAAACTAATCAAATGGTTTCAATATTATCTGGTTATTCAGATTGGGTAGACGGTCATCCTTGGTTTCTTTCTTCTATAATCTCTGCACTGCTTGGCTTGGTAATTATCGGCGGAATTCAGAGAATAGCGAGAGTATCTTCTGCATTAGTTCCTATTATGTCACTCATATATATATGTAGTTGCCTTGTTATCATTGGGTTTAATATCCACAACCTTGGTCACACATTTAAGATATTATTTTCCAGCATGATAGATTTTAATGCTGTTGGCGGAGGAATGGTAGGAGCATTTGTTGCTGGAATTCAAAGAGCAGTTTTTGCAAGTGAAGCTGGTGTTGGTTCTGCTGCAATTACTCATGCAACAACTAAAGATGAAGAACCAGTAAGAACTGGGCTTGTTGCGATGATAGAGCCGTGTTTTGACACAATGTTAATTTGCTGTTTAACGGGAATAACAATAGTAATAACAGGTGCATACCAAACAGGTGTTGGCGAAGGGATATTAATCACTCAAAAAGCATTTGAGACAGTTTCTCCATGGTTTCCTATACTTTTGACAGTAGCAGCACCTTTGTTTGCATTTTCTTCGGTAATTTCGTTTGTGTATTGTTGTGAAATGGGATGGCTGTACCTATTTGGTGCAAAAAGTATAATAATATACCGTATATTGGTTGTAATTGTAGCATTTTTCTCTGGCTTATCTAAAGATATCATGACTATTTCCAATATTGGTGGAACTCTATTTTCTTGTTTAGCTTTGATCAACATGACAGCACTTATACTGTTTAGCAACCAGATCAATGATGAAGTTCAATGCTATTTGAAAAGACTGAAAAATAATAAAATTAATTAA
- the prfB gene encoding peptide chain release factor 2 (programmed frameshift) produces the protein MKTYSEILEHFQSLSKSVSLVRRCLDIEKLKLRLEELNSQASNDDLWQDNQKAQKILKERSKIKNDVESFLELESNYNDAIDLMKSAIDENDEEFFSEVENELTKLEKLIKYKETESLFSGEADNNDCFLEIHSGAGGTESNDWAEMLMRMYVRWAEIYHNFKVEIVEKLDGDAVGIKSATIKIIGEKAYGWAKSESGIHRLVRISPFDANSKRHTSFASVGVTPVIEDSISIVVDEKDLKVDTYRASGAGGQHVNKTESAVRITHISTGVVVQCQNDRSQHKNKDEALKLLKGRLYQIELEKKEQKMAEEYGKKCDIGWGNQIRSYVVHPYQMVKDLRAGYEVGNINSVFDGNIDCFIISVLTK, from the exons ATGAAAACTTATTCAGAAATCCTTGAACACTTTCAGAGCTTAAGTAAAAGTGTTTCTCTTGTCAGGAGGTGTCTT GACATAGAAAAATTAAAGCTGCGTCTTGAAGAGTTGAACTCACAAGCGTCGAATGATGACCTATGGCAAGATAATCAAAAAGCACAAAAAATTTTAAAAGAACGTTCTAAAATTAAAAATGATGTAGAGTCGTTTTTAGAGCTAGAAAGTAATTACAATGACGCCATTGATTTAATGAAATCTGCTATTGACGAAAATGATGAAGAGTTTTTTTCTGAAGTTGAAAACGAGCTTACAAAGCTAGAGAAACTAATCAAGTATAAAGAAACAGAGTCATTATTTTCTGGTGAAGCGGATAACAATGATTGTTTTTTGGAAATTCACTCAGGAGCTGGTGGAACAGAGAGCAATGATTGGGCTGAAATGCTTATGCGAATGTATGTAAGATGGGCAGAGATTTATCACAATTTTAAGGTTGAAATTGTAGAAAAATTAGATGGTGATGCAGTTGGTATAAAGTCTGCAACAATAAAAATTATTGGAGAAAAAGCTTATGGATGGGCAAAAAGTGAAAGTGGTATTCACAGGCTTGTTAGAATATCACCATTTGATGCAAATAGTAAACGTCATACAAGTTTTGCAAGTGTAGGTGTGACTCCAGTGATTGAAGATTCAATTAGCATTGTTGTGGACGAGAAAGATTTAAAGGTCGATACTTATCGTGCTTCTGGTGCTGGTGGACAGCATGTGAACAAAACTGAAAGTGCAGTACGCATTACACATATTTCAACAGGAGTTGTAGTGCAATGTCAAAATGATCGTTCTCAACATAAAAACAAAGATGAGGCACTAAAATTACTAAAAGGACGTTTGTACCAGATTGAATTGGAAAAGAAAGAACAAAAAATGGCGGAAGAATATGGAAAAAAATGCGATATAGGTTGGGGTAATCAAATTAGATCATACGTTGTGCATCCATATCAAATGGTGAAGGATTTAAGAGCTGGGTATGAAGTAGGCAATATAAATTCTGTTTTTGATGGCAACATAGACTGTTTTATAATCAGCGTATTAACTAAATAA
- the mgtE gene encoding magnesium transporter, with product MNVETNFHYDLDQKVVKDLIESIDNRDLEKVNEIIKTIDSVQLAYFLSTAINDHREELVNVLDHYLLSDALVHVVPDLQIKIIETLGAENTAHLLMLLDIEDIVTIVKDLDSKHLENILSYLPDQTKKSVEELLSYPEESAGRLIHKDMVIAPYYWTINQLMEFLRNYKKIPENFYQIFIINSKLEPIGSVNLNKVISNSGETIIEEIMDRDIKIIKTGVDQEEVARVFQDYSLLSAPVVNKHGKIIGVILIEDVIKVVQQETEEDVLKISGVSAKADINAPIHKTIMKRLPWLLFNLLAATICSIVVGFFDNVIERFIVLPIIMPIIASMSGNAGSQTVTLTIRALATKYLTEQNAKRILVKEFLIGLINGVMLSTISLVVLAIRFHNFKVEMIFVVSMIMMSIIATFIGAFIPIMLHRLKSDPAVSSSILTSATTDILSALIFLGLATMLLCS from the coding sequence ATGAATGTTGAAACAAATTTTCACTACGATTTAGATCAAAAGGTTGTTAAAGACCTGATAGAGTCAATTGACAACCGAGATCTAGAAAAGGTTAATGAGATTATAAAAACTATAGATAGTGTTCAGCTAGCTTATTTTCTATCAACGGCAATTAATGACCATAGGGAAGAATTAGTAAATGTCCTTGATCACTATTTGTTAAGTGATGCTCTAGTGCATGTTGTACCAGACTTACAGATAAAAATAATAGAAACATTAGGAGCAGAAAATACTGCACATTTACTGATGCTTTTAGATATAGAAGACATAGTAACCATAGTAAAAGACTTAGATAGCAAGCACTTAGAAAATATACTCAGCTATCTGCCAGATCAAACAAAAAAATCAGTAGAAGAATTGCTATCATATCCAGAAGAAAGTGCGGGAAGGCTGATACATAAAGATATGGTTATAGCTCCATATTATTGGACAATAAATCAGTTGATGGAGTTTTTGCGCAACTATAAAAAAATACCAGAAAATTTTTACCAAATTTTTATTATTAATTCAAAATTGGAGCCGATAGGCAGCGTTAACTTAAATAAAGTGATATCCAATTCAGGGGAAACCATAATAGAGGAAATAATGGACCGTGATATAAAAATCATAAAAACTGGTGTAGACCAGGAGGAAGTAGCAAGAGTGTTTCAAGATTACTCTCTGTTATCAGCTCCGGTAGTAAACAAGCATGGGAAAATTATCGGTGTAATCTTAATTGAAGATGTAATAAAAGTCGTTCAACAAGAAACAGAAGAAGATGTGCTAAAAATAAGCGGTGTATCGGCTAAAGCTGATATAAATGCACCTATACATAAAACTATAATGAAAAGACTACCTTGGTTATTGTTTAATCTCTTAGCTGCAACAATATGCTCTATAGTGGTTGGTTTTTTCGATAACGTAATAGAAAGGTTCATAGTGCTACCAATAATCATGCCGATAATCGCATCAATGAGTGGAAATGCAGGATCTCAAACAGTAACGCTAACTATCAGGGCACTCGCAACAAAATATTTAACTGAGCAGAATGCAAAAAGAATACTCGTAAAAGAATTTTTAATAGGCCTTATAAATGGAGTAATGTTATCTACAATTTCATTGGTAGTGTTAGCAATAAGGTTTCACAACTTCAAAGTAGAGATGATCTTTGTTGTTTCAATGATTATGATGTCAATTATTGCAACATTTATCGGTGCTTTTATTCCCATAATGCTCCATCGTTTAAAGTCTGATCCTGCAGTTTCTTCTTCAATTCTAACATCAGCAACAACTGACATCCTTTCAGCTTTAATATTTCTTGGGCTTGCAACGATGCTTTTGTGTAGTTAG
- the plsY gene encoding glycerol-3-phosphate 1-O-acyltransferase PlsY, protein MERYIVLILSYILGSIPFSLIITKAQGIDLRKIGSGNIGATNVLRTGNKSLAALALLLDSLKGFIAVYIAQQFLDDGFDVYLCAILAVFGHMFPIWLKFKGGKGVATTLGVLIALNIQITAAFVITWIIVFLAFRYSSLASLSATAISVITSCFFEVDLFLTLLTIGALVFLKHHRNIVNLLHGKEHKFYK, encoded by the coding sequence ATGGAGAGGTATATAGTTCTTATACTATCCTACATACTCGGTTCAATACCGTTTAGTTTAATTATTACAAAAGCTCAAGGTATAGATTTAAGAAAAATAGGTTCAGGAAATATTGGAGCTACAAATGTCTTAAGGACAGGAAATAAATCTCTTGCTGCTTTAGCATTATTGCTCGATTCCTTAAAAGGATTCATTGCAGTTTATATAGCGCAGCAATTTCTTGATGATGGTTTTGATGTGTATCTCTGTGCAATTTTAGCAGTTTTTGGGCACATGTTTCCTATATGGCTAAAATTTAAAGGAGGCAAAGGAGTTGCAACCACTCTAGGAGTGTTGATAGCACTTAATATTCAGATCACTGCAGCATTCGTAATAACTTGGATAATAGTCTTTCTTGCCTTTAGATACTCTTCTCTTGCTTCGCTCAGTGCTACTGCAATATCCGTGATAACTTCATGCTTTTTTGAAGTGGATTTGTTCTTAACATTACTAACTATAGGAGCACTGGTTTTTCTAAAACACCACAGAAATATTGTGAACCTTTTGCATGGTAAGGAACATAAGTTTTATAAGTGA